The Niastella koreensis GR20-10 genome includes a window with the following:
- a CDS encoding MaoC family dehydratase: MGIIKYFEEFGLNEKRSTGGRTVTETDIVIHAGQSGDFFPHHMDEEWCKTQPFKKRIAHGTLIFTIAVGLTAAVINEVAMTYGYDRLRFVKPVFIGDTIKATVTISEKKDHKKPGFGLVTELVEVFNQHGETVMVCEHVLLVNKKVS, encoded by the coding sequence ATGGGTATAATAAAATATTTTGAAGAATTCGGGTTAAACGAAAAGCGATCAACCGGCGGCCGCACGGTTACTGAAACTGATATTGTTATTCATGCCGGCCAGTCGGGAGATTTCTTTCCCCATCATATGGATGAGGAATGGTGCAAAACCCAACCCTTTAAAAAGCGCATCGCACATGGCACGCTCATCTTTACCATTGCAGTTGGCCTAACCGCCGCCGTGATAAATGAAGTGGCTATGACCTATGGGTACGACAGGCTCCGTTTTGTAAAGCCTGTTTTTATTGGCGACACCATAAAAGCTACGGTTACTATTTCTGAGAAGAAAGATCATAAAAAACCAGGCTTTGGCCTGGTTACCGAACTGGTTGAAGTGTTTAACCAGCACGGTGAAACAGTAATGGTTTGTGAACACGTATTGTTGGTTAATAAAAAAGTAAGTTAG
- a CDS encoding amidohydrolase family protein, translated as MEIIDAHVHIWNFEKAEYDWLKNDTSILNRNYEIEELTAEVKNTAVTGGVLVQAANTYEETNYMLQVANATGWIKGVVGWMPLQDPAFTATAIREYLSNPYFKGVRHLIHDEPDPQWLLQPTVIQSLSVLAAYDIPYDVVGVTPQHLITALEVAQKVPELRLMLDHMNQPPIASGEKFGEWGELMKAAASHKNFYVKISGLGTCAKKGPNWTAGDIQPYIEFVLEHFGENRCCCGGDWPVSLLADNYTNTWQHYVKVLSGALSDAALQKVLNTNAVSFYNL; from the coding sequence ATGGAGATCATCGACGCCCATGTTCACATATGGAATTTTGAAAAAGCTGAATACGACTGGTTAAAGAACGATACCTCGATACTGAACCGGAATTATGAAATAGAAGAGCTGACGGCCGAGGTGAAAAATACCGCTGTAACAGGCGGCGTGCTGGTACAGGCGGCCAATACGTACGAAGAAACGAATTATATGTTACAGGTTGCCAATGCAACCGGCTGGATAAAAGGGGTAGTGGGCTGGATGCCTTTACAGGACCCGGCCTTCACCGCAACTGCCATCAGGGAATACCTAAGCAATCCTTATTTCAAAGGCGTACGTCACCTGATCCACGATGAACCCGACCCGCAATGGTTGTTACAACCCACGGTCATTCAAAGTTTGTCGGTACTGGCAGCCTACGATATACCATATGATGTGGTGGGCGTTACCCCGCAACACCTGATCACCGCGCTGGAGGTAGCGCAAAAGGTACCGGAGTTGCGCCTCATGCTGGACCATATGAACCAGCCCCCGATAGCCAGCGGTGAAAAATTTGGCGAGTGGGGCGAGTTGATGAAAGCAGCCGCATCACACAAGAATTTTTACGTTAAAATATCCGGGCTGGGCACCTGTGCTAAAAAAGGTCCCAACTGGACGGCCGGCGACATTCAGCCCTATATTGAATTTGTGCTGGAGCATTTTGGCGAGAATCGTTGTTGTTGCGGAGGAGATTGGCCGGTTTCTTTGCTGGCAGACAATTATACCAACACCTGGCAGCATTATGTAAAAGTTCTATCGGGCGCGTTGAGCGATGCAGCTCTGCAAAAAGTGTTGAACACCAATGCAGTATCCTTTTATAACTTGTAA
- a CDS encoding Gfo/Idh/MocA family protein produces the protein MKDPLSYKAPIVVIGAGGIVNDAHLPAYQLAGFNVAGIYDVDKEKAHATALKFDIPLVFDSMEDIVRLNLSPVVYDVAVPGSAIRKVLDYLPAGSPVLIQKPMGDDYQEAKAILQYTRDKNLVAAINFQLRYAPFIKAARKLIQQGALGQLCDIEININVFTPWHLWTFLYQSPRVEILYHSIHYIDLIRSFLGNPNSVYAKTVKHPDMSQLASVRSNIIMDYGDIVRANIITNHCHQFGLQQQHSYIKFEGTQGAIKIDLGLLMNYPHGVADQFQYITLTGNEPEWKTLEIEGSWFPHAFIGSMEQVMLAAAGQIPKPDNSVEDCIYTMACVEAAYLSSERGGVTLNEIHTN, from the coding sequence GTGAAGGACCCATTATCATATAAGGCACCTATTGTAGTTATTGGCGCAGGTGGTATTGTAAATGATGCCCATTTGCCGGCTTATCAATTGGCCGGGTTCAATGTGGCGGGCATTTATGATGTTGATAAAGAAAAGGCCCACGCCACTGCGCTGAAGTTCGATATCCCGCTCGTGTTCGACAGTATGGAGGACATAGTGCGGTTAAACCTGTCGCCCGTGGTGTACGACGTAGCCGTGCCCGGATCAGCGATCAGGAAGGTGCTTGACTATTTACCAGCCGGTTCCCCCGTGCTTATTCAAAAGCCAATGGGCGATGATTACCAGGAAGCAAAAGCCATTCTGCAATATACCCGCGATAAAAACCTGGTAGCCGCCATCAATTTTCAATTACGTTATGCTCCCTTTATAAAAGCCGCCCGTAAATTAATACAACAGGGTGCGCTTGGCCAGTTGTGCGATATTGAGATCAATATAAACGTATTTACGCCCTGGCATTTATGGACCTTCCTGTACCAGAGTCCCCGCGTAGAGATCTTATATCACAGCATTCATTATATCGACCTGATACGCTCGTTCCTGGGTAACCCAAACAGCGTATACGCCAAAACGGTAAAACACCCCGATATGAGCCAGCTGGCTTCTGTGCGCAGTAATATCATTATGGATTATGGCGATATCGTACGGGCGAATATAATTACCAATCATTGTCACCAATTTGGTTTGCAGCAACAGCATTCCTATATAAAATTTGAAGGCACACAAGGTGCGATAAAAATAGATCTCGGTCTGTTGATGAACTACCCGCATGGGGTAGCAGACCAGTTTCAATATATAACCCTTACCGGTAATGAACCGGAATGGAAAACCCTGGAGATAGAAGGAAGCTGGTTCCCGCATGCTTTTATTGGCAGTATGGAACAGGTGATGCTGGCCGCAGCCGGTCAAATACCCAAACCCGATAATTCAGTAGAAGATTGCATTTATACGATGGCTTGTGTAGAGGCAGCGTATTTATCGAGCGAACGGGGAGGGGTAACCCTTAACGAGATACACACTAATTGA
- a CDS encoding L-rhamnose/proton symporter RhaT: MEVITGVIYHSVGASCAAMCYTPQKKVAKWSWQSYWLVQAAVCWLLLPLVIAWLTIPQLGTVLREAPADAMIKTFVLGVAYGIGGTAFGMAIRYVGFSLTYAIAVGISCVLGTLLPPLVHGQLTALFSQNGASWIMAGIIIGALGIALCGVAGRYKENDLKLNATTGTFSLAKGLPLCLLAGVLSAVYGFSIDQGEPIAAVAAKYGSGNFRINIVYIFSNTGAFLSTLIYCIYLHRREKTFGEYRQAGSNNRLLVNFMMAILTGCLWYSQFFFYGLGHVRMGKYQYSSWAIHMIMLVLFSSVAGLLMREWVRCSNKTIATLVLALIILVTAVLALTYGNYLGSL; this comes from the coding sequence ATGGAAGTAATAACCGGAGTCATTTATCATTCAGTAGGAGCCTCTTGTGCCGCCATGTGTTATACGCCACAGAAAAAAGTGGCCAAATGGTCGTGGCAGTCGTATTGGCTGGTGCAGGCAGCTGTATGTTGGTTATTATTGCCCCTGGTTATTGCCTGGCTCACTATTCCTCAGCTAGGCACTGTATTGCGCGAAGCGCCTGCCGATGCCATGATTAAAACATTCGTTTTAGGCGTTGCATACGGAATTGGCGGAACCGCGTTTGGAATGGCTATAAGATATGTAGGGTTCTCATTGACCTATGCCATAGCGGTGGGTATTTCCTGTGTGTTGGGTACTTTGCTGCCCCCGCTGGTGCATGGCCAGTTAACGGCATTGTTTTCACAGAACGGAGCCAGTTGGATCATGGCTGGTATTATCATTGGCGCATTGGGTATTGCCTTATGCGGCGTGGCCGGACGGTATAAAGAAAATGATCTGAAATTAAATGCTACCACTGGTACGTTTTCACTGGCCAAAGGGCTGCCGCTTTGTTTATTAGCAGGTGTGTTGTCGGCAGTGTACGGGTTTTCGATCGACCAGGGCGAACCGATCGCCGCCGTTGCAGCGAAATATGGCAGTGGTAATTTCAGGATCAATATTGTTTACATTTTTTCAAATACAGGCGCATTTTTATCAACCCTTATATATTGCATATACCTACACCGCAGAGAAAAAACATTTGGCGAGTACCGGCAGGCTGGATCGAACAACCGTTTATTGGTCAATTTTATGATGGCCATTTTAACCGGCTGTTTGTGGTACTCACAATTCTTTTTTTATGGGTTAGGGCATGTGCGGATGGGAAAATACCAATATAGCAGTTGGGCTATACACATGATCATGCTGGTGTTGTTCAGTTCGGTAGCAGGTTTATTGATGAGAGAATGGGTGAGATGCAGCAATAAAACGATTGCCACACTTGTGTTGGCCCTGATTATTTTGGTAACAGCGGTGCTTGCCTTAACATATGGAAATTACTTAGGCAGTTTATAA
- a CDS encoding alpha-d-galacturonidase: MKGFLVLVVSFVTLNLTAWATDKPADKHVTIVTGNNSPRIKYGTEQLTAALQKAGYKVVFSADGKLPVSGNIIVAGLYADALIKKATAAWRLKPDTTGKEGFSIKSNTNSFLIAGTDASGALYGCLELAELVTNQKALPENFSLTDKPEMVLRGACIGVQKPYYLPGRTVYEYPYTPETFPWLYDKALWVQYLDSLVANRLNSLYLWNGHPFASLVRTKEYPYAVEVDDATFKKNEELFAFLTTEADKRGIWVIQMFYNIIVSKPFAEKNNMKTQDRNRPIIPIIADYTRKSIAAFVAKYPNVGLMVALGEAMEGVGQDDVDWFCKTIIPGVQDGLKMLGRKDEPPIVLRAHDTDAPRVMKDALLIYKNLYTEAKFNGEALTTYEPRGPWADLHRTLSRIGTVQIENVHILANLEPFRYGSPDFIQKCVQSMHSIYEANGLHLYPQASYWDWPYTADKTTPRQLEIERDWIWYRTWARYAWNCTRDRHQEEDYWAGSLAEKFGCSPAAGRNIVDAYEQSGEISPKILRRYGITDGNRQTMTLGMLMTQLIDPKRFGLFPLLYNSESPFGEMIIEYADKEANEIPHVGETPIGVADEIIVHGDKSVAAIEKAAPYVTANREEFSRLRNDMYCYQAMAKYYAWKARAAVQVLRFKYTNKVTDLEKAVPMLEKSVAYFADLAARTDTTYLYANSMQTQQRKIPVNGKNATMKTWVELLPVYQRELENFKKHIEALKKQSGGNGITSIKPLINAPVEILTPNITRYTFQKNAQVFPDLSVVVNDLPAFLNGLQGIYYSQGRQITEGTSLNFKTAKPIKLLVAYFAEKNGAYLPEPTLEIDASADDYGQAQTKVANAMAIEGFPAINIHSFSFQPGTHTLTLGKGSCLLLGFINDNDPLPVVDAGLGVSENAGALDWLFEK; this comes from the coding sequence ATGAAAGGTTTTCTTGTATTGGTTGTAAGTTTTGTTACCCTGAACCTGACAGCCTGGGCTACCGATAAACCCGCGGATAAGCATGTTACAATTGTTACCGGAAATAATTCACCGCGCATAAAATACGGAACAGAGCAACTCACCGCTGCCTTACAAAAAGCAGGATATAAAGTGGTGTTTTCAGCTGATGGTAAACTACCGGTTTCCGGAAATATCATTGTGGCCGGCTTGTATGCCGATGCTCTTATTAAAAAAGCAACTGCCGCCTGGCGCCTGAAACCCGATACAACAGGCAAGGAAGGCTTCTCTATAAAAAGTAATACAAACTCTTTCTTGATAGCAGGCACCGATGCCTCAGGCGCCTTGTATGGATGCCTGGAACTGGCCGAGCTGGTAACTAATCAAAAAGCGCTTCCTGAAAATTTTTCGCTTACCGATAAACCCGAAATGGTTTTACGCGGGGCCTGTATAGGGGTACAAAAACCTTACTATTTACCCGGAAGAACGGTGTATGAATATCCCTATACACCTGAGACCTTTCCCTGGTTATATGATAAAGCGCTGTGGGTACAATACCTCGATTCATTAGTGGCCAACAGGTTGAATTCGCTGTATTTGTGGAATGGCCACCCGTTTGCCTCACTGGTACGTACAAAGGAATATCCTTATGCAGTGGAAGTAGATGACGCCACCTTTAAAAAGAATGAAGAACTGTTTGCATTCCTTACCACGGAAGCCGACAAACGTGGCATTTGGGTAATACAAATGTTTTATAACATTATTGTATCGAAACCCTTTGCCGAAAAGAACAACATGAAAACGCAGGACCGTAACCGGCCCATTATACCCATCATTGCCGATTACACGCGCAAATCAATAGCTGCATTTGTAGCTAAATATCCCAACGTAGGGTTAATGGTGGCGCTGGGTGAGGCGATGGAAGGAGTAGGGCAGGATGATGTGGACTGGTTTTGTAAAACCATCATTCCCGGTGTGCAGGATGGATTGAAGATGCTGGGCAGAAAAGATGAACCGCCAATTGTATTGCGTGCGCACGATACGGATGCACCACGGGTAATGAAAGATGCCTTACTCATTTACAAAAACCTGTATACCGAAGCAAAATTCAATGGTGAAGCCTTAACCACCTACGAACCACGCGGGCCCTGGGCCGATCTGCATCGCACCCTTAGCCGCATTGGAACGGTTCAGATAGAGAACGTGCACATCCTGGCCAACCTGGAACCATTCAGGTACGGCTCACCCGATTTTATCCAGAAATGTGTGCAGTCAATGCACTCAATATATGAAGCCAATGGTTTACACCTGTACCCCCAGGCATCTTACTGGGACTGGCCATATACAGCCGATAAAACCACACCCCGCCAGTTGGAGATCGAGCGCGACTGGATCTGGTACCGCACCTGGGCCCGTTATGCCTGGAACTGTACCCGCGACCGTCACCAGGAAGAAGATTACTGGGCAGGTAGCCTGGCCGAAAAATTTGGTTGTTCACCCGCGGCCGGAAGAAATATTGTAGACGCGTATGAGCAAAGCGGCGAGATCTCGCCCAAAATATTAAGACGTTACGGCATCACCGATGGTAACCGCCAAACCATGACGCTGGGTATGTTAATGACACAATTAATAGATCCAAAGCGCTTTGGTTTGTTCCCCTTATTATATAATAGTGAAAGTCCTTTCGGTGAAATGATCATCGAGTATGCCGATAAAGAGGCCAATGAGATCCCGCATGTAGGCGAAACACCCATCGGCGTGGCCGATGAAATCATTGTGCATGGAGATAAGTCGGTAGCGGCAATTGAAAAAGCGGCGCCTTATGTTACAGCCAACCGCGAAGAGTTCAGCCGCCTCAGGAATGACATGTATTGTTACCAGGCGATGGCGAAATATTATGCCTGGAAGGCAAGAGCAGCCGTTCAGGTATTAAGGTTCAAATACACAAATAAAGTAACCGATCTGGAAAAAGCGGTTCCCATGTTGGAAAAGAGCGTGGCGTATTTTGCGGATCTGGCGGCCCGTACCGATACCACTTACCTGTATGCCAACAGTATGCAAACACAACAGCGGAAAATACCGGTAAATGGAAAGAATGCTACGATGAAAACATGGGTAGAATTACTACCTGTTTATCAACGTGAGTTGGAAAATTTCAAAAAACATATTGAAGCATTGAAAAAGCAGAGTGGGGGCAATGGAATTACCAGTATAAAACCCCTCATCAATGCGCCTGTAGAAATACTCACGCCTAACATTACAAGATATACATTTCAAAAGAATGCCCAGGTATTTCCCGACCTGAGTGTGGTAGTGAATGACCTGCCAGCTTTTTTAAATGGTTTACAGGGTATTTATTATAGCCAGGGCAGGCAGATAACAGAAGGTACCAGCCTGAATTTCAAGACTGCTAAACCAATAAAATTGTTGGTAGCATATTTCGCTGAAAAAAATGGTGCATATTTGCCGGAGCCAACATTGGAAATTGATGCGAGTGCAGATGATTATGGCCAGGCACAGACAAAAGTGGCAAATGCCATGGCAATAGAGGGTTTCCCCGCAATAAACATACATAGTTTTTCGTTTCAACCGGGCACACATACACTTACTTTAGGAAAAGGATCATGCCTGTTACTGGGCTTTATCAATGATAACGATCCCTTACCGGTTGTAGATGCAGGATTAGGCGTTTCTGAAAACGCCGGAGCGTTGGATTGGTTGTTCGAAAAGTAA
- a CDS encoding CaiB/BaiF CoA transferase family protein: MKPLQDIIVVDFSQFLSGPSAGLRLADMGAQVIKIERTGVGDICRQLYVSNVMIEGESTIFHAINRNKQSYAADLKKEDDLEKVKKMIAQADVLMHNFRPGVMERLGLDYETVKAINPQIIYAEVSGYGNEGPWKDLPGQDLLLQAVSGLAWLSSNRSDNPTPMGVAVVDILAGTHIAQGILAALLQRTITNEGSLVQVSMLESILDFQFEVLTCFYNDGRELPVRSEINNGHAYLSAPYGIYKTADGYLALAMGNITQLATLLECGSLLQFTNTAEWFVKRDEIKTILAEHLTARATDAWLAVLEPADIWCAKVYDYDMLVEENGYQALNMEIKVKTSNGLSITTTRCPIRIDGEIYTSDIGAPLLGEHNVQIEEQFGLKKQPISNYEM; encoded by the coding sequence ATGAAACCCCTACAAGATATAATAGTTGTTGATTTCAGCCAGTTCTTATCTGGCCCCTCTGCCGGTTTACGGCTGGCCGATATGGGCGCACAGGTAATTAAAATTGAACGTACAGGCGTAGGCGATATCTGCCGGCAATTATATGTCTCGAATGTGATGATAGAAGGTGAGTCAACCATCTTTCACGCCATCAACCGCAACAAGCAAAGCTATGCGGCCGACCTGAAAAAGGAAGACGACCTGGAGAAAGTAAAAAAGATGATTGCCCAGGCTGATGTGCTTATGCACAACTTTCGTCCTGGTGTAATGGAAAGGCTGGGTCTTGACTACGAAACCGTAAAAGCCATCAACCCCCAGATCATTTACGCTGAAGTAAGCGGGTATGGCAATGAAGGGCCCTGGAAAGACCTGCCTGGTCAGGACCTGTTGTTACAGGCTGTATCGGGGTTAGCCTGGTTAAGCAGCAACCGCAGCGACAATCCTACCCCTATGGGCGTGGCCGTGGTTGATATCCTGGCTGGCACCCATATAGCGCAGGGTATTCTGGCAGCGCTGTTACAACGCACCATCACCAATGAAGGTAGCCTGGTGCAGGTAAGCATGCTGGAATCGATCCTCGATTTTCAATTTGAAGTACTGACCTGTTTTTATAATGACGGACGCGAACTGCCTGTTCGCAGTGAAATAAACAATGGCCATGCCTATCTCTCGGCGCCTTATGGCATTTATAAAACTGCCGACGGATACCTGGCGCTGGCTATGGGTAATATAACGCAGCTGGCGACTCTCCTGGAGTGTGGGTCATTACTGCAATTCACCAATACGGCAGAATGGTTTGTGAAGCGCGATGAAATAAAGACCATCCTGGCCGAACATTTAACGGCACGGGCTACCGATGCCTGGCTGGCTGTATTGGAACCCGCCGATATCTGGTGCGCCAAAGTGTATGATTATGATATGCTGGTGGAAGAGAATGGCTACCAGGCGCTGAATATGGAAATAAAAGTAAAGACCAGCAATGGTTTGTCTATAACTACCACCCGTTGTCCCATCAGGATAGACGGGGAGATTTATACTTCCGACATTGGGGCGCCATTGTTGGGTGAACATAACGTACAGATAGAAGAACAGTTTGGCCTGAAAAAACAACCAATATCGAACTATGAAATGTAG
- a CDS encoding phosphotransferase enzyme family protein: MFQQILTHYALDPEKYSVQPFGSGLINHTWKVSMASGQDCYILQQINSAVFKHPFDIALNMASLGSYLQQHYPDYLFAGPLPTAAGDYLYVDDQHRFYRLFPFVAQSHSIDQVLTAEQAFEAARQFARFTHLLSGFDTRLLKITIPQFHDLSLRYLQFTTALTNGNPQRIQDAAELIDYLQQQQHLVQTYEHIKKDPGFRLRVIHHDTKISNVLFDDQHNGLCVIDLDTVMPGYFISDVGDMMRTYLSPVTEEEKNVQLITIRDDFFAAIARGYIEELRTELTETEKQHFVYAGQFMIYMQALRFLTDHLNNDVYYGARYEGHNFVRAQNQAVLLQQYNAKSTLFNQIISTI, from the coding sequence ATGTTCCAGCAGATATTAACCCATTATGCGCTAGATCCTGAAAAGTATTCCGTTCAGCCGTTTGGCAGCGGCCTTATAAACCATACCTGGAAGGTAAGTATGGCCAGTGGACAGGATTGCTATATTCTACAACAGATCAATTCAGCCGTTTTTAAACACCCGTTCGATATAGCCCTGAACATGGCCAGCCTGGGCAGCTATTTACAGCAACATTATCCTGACTACCTGTTTGCCGGGCCCCTGCCCACCGCCGCAGGCGACTATTTATACGTGGATGACCAGCACCGGTTCTACCGGCTTTTTCCGTTTGTTGCCCAATCGCATTCCATCGACCAGGTTCTTACGGCCGAACAGGCTTTTGAAGCAGCCCGGCAGTTTGCCCGGTTCACCCACCTGCTAAGTGGTTTTGATACCCGGTTATTAAAGATCACCATCCCGCAATTTCACGATCTGTCGTTAAGATACCTGCAGTTTACTACCGCCCTCACCAATGGCAATCCGCAGCGCATCCAGGATGCAGCTGAATTAATCGACTATTTACAACAGCAGCAACACCTGGTACAAACCTATGAGCATATAAAAAAAGATCCGGGGTTTCGCCTGCGGGTAATCCATCACGACACCAAGATCAGCAACGTGCTATTTGACGATCAGCACAATGGTTTGTGTGTGATAGACCTCGATACCGTAATGCCTGGTTATTTCATCAGTGATGTGGGCGATATGATGCGGACGTATTTGTCGCCGGTTACTGAGGAAGAAAAGAACGTGCAGCTGATTACCATCCGGGACGATTTTTTTGCCGCCATTGCCCGCGGCTATATTGAGGAACTGCGCACCGAACTAACTGAAACCGAAAAACAACATTTTGTATATGCCGGTCAGTTCATGATCTATATGCAGGCATTGCGCTTTTTAACTGACCATTTGAACAACGACGTGTATTATGGCGCCCGGTACGAAGGCCACAACTTTGTAAGGGCCCAAAACCAGGCCGTGCTGTTACAACAATACAATGCAAAATCCACCCTGTTTAACCAAATTATTTCAACAATATAA
- a CDS encoding CaiB/BaiF CoA transferase family protein: MSRLPLQGLLVLEFSQYLSGPSAGLRLADLGARVIKVERPQSGDAGRRLSIKNLWTDDSSLLWHTINRNKESYAADLKNPEDLALVKKLIEKADVLTHNFRPGIMEKIGLGYPEVKKLNNRIIYGAVSGYGKEGPWKNRPGQDLLLQSMSGLAYTTGNAKDNPMPFGLAIADNLCGSQLVQGILGALIRRQKTGAGALVEVSLLESLLDFQFELLTTYHSSKKVPKRSKVNNGNPLLSAPYGIYATANGYLAIAMADLKRLAKAIGCNELMAYNQDVAFSLRDEIKSVLAKHLATQPSEYWLEKLHAADLWAMEVLDWDQLTKHEAYTTLQMEQTITTSKGAEITTTRCPIRINGERLFAAKPAPQLGEHTEMINKELIGK; this comes from the coding sequence ATGAGTCGACTGCCCTTGCAGGGATTATTGGTATTGGAATTCAGCCAGTATTTATCTGGACCATCTGCCGGTTTGCGTTTGGCCGACCTGGGGGCGCGTGTTATTAAAGTAGAGCGCCCGCAGAGTGGAGATGCCGGCCGCCGGTTATCTATCAAAAATCTTTGGACAGACGATAGCTCTTTGTTGTGGCACACTATCAACCGCAATAAAGAAAGTTACGCAGCCGATCTCAAGAACCCCGAAGATCTTGCCCTGGTAAAGAAATTGATCGAAAAAGCAGATGTGCTTACCCACAACTTCAGACCCGGCATTATGGAAAAAATTGGCCTGGGCTACCCTGAAGTAAAGAAACTCAACAACCGCATTATTTATGGCGCCGTCAGCGGCTATGGAAAAGAAGGCCCCTGGAAAAACCGGCCCGGTCAGGACCTGTTGTTGCAGTCAATGAGCGGACTGGCCTACACCACCGGCAATGCCAAAGACAATCCCATGCCTTTTGGGCTGGCCATTGCCGATAATTTATGTGGTTCGCAACTGGTGCAGGGGATACTGGGAGCTCTTATAAGAAGACAAAAAACCGGCGCCGGCGCCCTGGTGGAAGTTAGTTTACTGGAATCCTTACTCGATTTTCAATTTGAACTGTTAACTACTTATCATAGCAGTAAGAAAGTGCCCAAGCGCAGTAAAGTAAATAACGGCAACCCGTTGTTGAGTGCGCCCTATGGCATTTACGCTACCGCGAACGGCTACCTGGCCATTGCCATGGCAGACCTGAAACGACTGGCCAAAGCGATTGGTTGTAACGAACTGATGGCCTATAATCAGGACGTAGCCTTTAGTTTGCGCGATGAGATCAAGTCGGTGCTGGCCAAACACCTGGCCACGCAGCCATCCGAATACTGGCTCGAAAAATTGCATGCGGCAGACTTATGGGCGATGGAAGTGCTCGACTGGGACCAGCTCACAAAGCACGAGGCTTATACTACGCTGCAAATGGAACAAACGATCACCACCTCAAAAGGGGCAGAGATCACCACTACCCGCTGTCCCATACGCATCAATGGCGAGCGGCTCTTTGCAGCCAAACCTGCGCCACAGCTGGGAGAGCATACGGAAATGATAAATAAGGAATTGATCGGGAAATAA
- a CDS encoding ABC transporter substrate-binding protein, with protein MSEIVLNGITWGHSRGITPLLAAAQRFSELNPNVTVNWKKRTLQEFADFPLEKLVNDYDLLIIDHPWVGCAAATNSVLPLDEYLPAAYLQNQCANSVGESHPSYYIDNHQWALAIDAATPAASYRADLLQQNGVSVPDTWEELIALAKAGKVAIPAIPIDILMNFYMFCIAHGETPFQQTSHVVSKEIGVQALKSMRELYSLIDKKLFSGNPIGVAELMSSTNDYWYCPFAYCYTNYSRVGYAKYLLTYANLVHFGKKRLRSTIGGTGLAVSSYTQHKKEAVDFAAWICSEECQSTFYVQHGGQPGHLAAWTNNMANLLTNSFFHTVLPVMKNGYMRPRYNGYLHFQDHAGDPVQQYLLNGGNPETVLKEIDRIYHHSLKGEKMSLSI; from the coding sequence ATGTCTGAAATTGTTTTGAATGGTATTACCTGGGGACACAGCAGGGGCATTACGCCCTTACTGGCTGCTGCGCAGCGCTTTTCTGAGCTGAACCCGAATGTAACCGTCAACTGGAAAAAAAGAACGTTACAGGAGTTTGCCGATTTTCCCCTCGAAAAACTGGTAAACGATTACGACCTGCTGATCATCGACCACCCCTGGGTGGGTTGTGCCGCTGCCACCAACAGCGTATTGCCATTAGATGAATATTTGCCGGCTGCGTATTTACAAAATCAATGCGCCAATTCGGTGGGCGAGTCGCATCCAAGTTATTATATCGATAACCACCAATGGGCCCTGGCCATAGATGCCGCTACGCCGGCAGCCAGCTATCGTGCCGATCTGTTGCAACAGAACGGAGTATCCGTACCCGATACCTGGGAAGAGCTAATAGCCCTGGCGAAAGCCGGTAAAGTAGCTATCCCTGCTATCCCCATTGATATCCTCATGAATTTTTACATGTTCTGTATTGCCCATGGCGAAACGCCTTTTCAGCAAACCAGTCATGTAGTGAGCAAAGAAATTGGCGTACAGGCGCTGAAATCCATGCGCGAACTGTATTCACTGATCGATAAAAAACTGTTTTCAGGTAATCCTATCGGTGTGGCGGAGTTAATGTCATCCACCAACGATTACTGGTACTGTCCGTTTGCCTATTGCTATACCAACTATTCCCGTGTGGGGTATGCGAAATACCTGCTTACCTATGCCAACCTGGTGCATTTTGGTAAAAAACGGTTACGCAGTACCATTGGCGGAACAGGTTTAGCAGTATCGTCGTATACTCAACATAAGAAGGAAGCCGTTGATTTTGCAGCATGGATTTGCAGCGAGGAATGTCAAAGCACTTTTTATGTGCAGCACGGCGGGCAGCCGGGGCACCTGGCGGCCTGGACGAACAACATGGCCAACCTGCTTACCAACAGTTTTTTCCATACGGTATTGCCGGTAATGAAAAACGGGTACATGCGTCCACGTTATAATGGATACCTCCATTTTCAGGACCATGCCGGCGACCCGGTTCAGCAATACCTGTTAAATGGCGGCAACCCCGAAACCGTACTAAAAGAAATTGATCGTATTTATCATCATAGCCTTAAAGGCGAAAAAATGAGCTTGTCTATATGA